A portion of the Halobacillus ihumii genome contains these proteins:
- a CDS encoding NADP-dependent oxidoreductase, which produces MNREIQLIQRPHATPAHEHFHIVEADAQQPGNDEVLVQLLYVSVDPYMRGRMNDAKSYVAPFQLHEPIEGGVVAQVVESNTEAFSAGDIVTGSLPWREVTVASADSIRKVDPSLGSVTTSLGILGMPGLTAYFGLIDIGQPKEGETLVVSGAAGAVGSTVVQIGKILGCHVVGIAGSDDKTSYIVNELGADAAINYKAEDVADSLQQFCPNGVDIYFDNVGGQISDHVYPLLNKFARITQCGAIASYNVPNDQGPRIQMHLIKSSATIKGFVVGDYRNRFKEGFEHLSTWLNQGKLTYEETIHEGFDNIPDAFFGLFEGNNTGKQLVKVASS; this is translated from the coding sequence ATGAACAGGGAAATACAACTGATTCAAAGACCGCACGCGACCCCCGCCCATGAGCACTTTCATATTGTTGAGGCTGATGCACAGCAGCCCGGAAATGACGAGGTACTAGTTCAACTGCTGTATGTATCGGTTGATCCTTATATGAGAGGCCGCATGAATGATGCGAAGTCGTATGTTGCCCCATTTCAATTACATGAACCTATCGAAGGCGGCGTTGTTGCACAAGTCGTCGAATCAAACACAGAAGCATTTTCTGCGGGTGACATTGTTACAGGTTCGCTTCCGTGGAGAGAAGTGACCGTAGCCTCTGCTGACTCAATTAGAAAAGTGGACCCCTCTCTAGGTTCTGTAACTACTTCCTTAGGAATTCTAGGAATGCCTGGTCTTACGGCTTACTTTGGCCTCATTGATATCGGGCAGCCAAAAGAAGGAGAAACCCTTGTCGTTTCTGGAGCTGCCGGAGCCGTCGGTTCTACTGTTGTTCAAATCGGGAAAATTCTCGGCTGCCACGTAGTCGGAATTGCAGGCAGTGATGACAAAACAAGCTATATTGTAAATGAATTAGGAGCAGATGCAGCAATCAATTATAAAGCAGAAGATGTGGCTGATTCGCTCCAGCAATTCTGCCCTAATGGTGTAGACATTTACTTTGATAACGTCGGAGGACAGATATCTGATCACGTCTATCCTTTGTTAAATAAATTTGCACGTATTACACAATGTGGTGCAATTGCTTCTTATAATGTTCCTAATGATCAAGGGCCGCGCATTCAAATGCACCTGATCAAATCCAGTGCTACGATTAAAGGGTTCGTAGTTGGAGATTATCGGAACCGTTTTAAAGAAGGATTTGAGCACCTTTCCACTTGGCTGAACCAGGGAAAATTGACTTATGAAGAAACAATTCATGAAGGATTTGACAACATTCCTGACGCCTTCTTTGGCCTCTTTGAAGGAAACAATACAGGTAAACAACTGGTTAAAGTTGCTTCATCCTAG
- a CDS encoding DUF4037 domain-containing protein has protein sequence MINFEELARKAAKVYAQNTKVEAVYIAGSVARGWEDDFSDIELNVLWSEGPTDQDRLSVIDQLNGELIDFYGFEDDEWSETFKLEGVKFEISSFLTATIREVIHRVTKEFDISLEGQCLISSIHYGVPVAGAELMDGFKAKVQVYPEQLGHVMIDAYSDFGNQWKNRQALLEREDWLIFYSVMTVMQHHLMGILFGLNCMYVHHPDFKWQQQTLDLMNIKPTDITKRMERVFFSSPDQGLHELEQLVQEVQELVRDKE, from the coding sequence GTGATAAATTTTGAAGAATTAGCAAGAAAAGCAGCGAAGGTATATGCGCAAAATACTAAGGTGGAAGCTGTTTATATTGCCGGTTCTGTTGCACGTGGATGGGAAGATGATTTCTCTGATATTGAGTTGAACGTCCTATGGTCCGAGGGGCCGACAGATCAAGACCGGTTATCAGTAATTGACCAGTTAAATGGCGAGTTAATAGATTTCTATGGATTTGAAGATGATGAATGGTCTGAAACCTTTAAGCTTGAGGGTGTTAAATTTGAAATAAGCAGTTTTCTCACTGCAACGATTCGTGAAGTAATCCACCGGGTAACAAAAGAATTTGACATTAGTTTAGAAGGCCAATGTTTGATTTCCTCGATTCACTACGGAGTTCCTGTAGCTGGCGCTGAGTTGATGGATGGTTTCAAGGCCAAAGTACAAGTGTACCCTGAACAACTGGGGCATGTGATGATTGATGCTTACTCTGATTTCGGAAATCAGTGGAAGAATCGGCAAGCTTTGCTGGAACGAGAAGACTGGCTGATATTTTATTCGGTTATGACGGTGATGCAGCATCATTTGATGGGGATCTTATTTGGATTAAATTGCATGTATGTTCATCATCCTGATTTCAAATGGCAGCAGCAGACCTTAGACTTAATGAATATTAAACCAACAGATATTACTAAGAGAATGGAACGGGTATTTTTCTCAAGCCCTGACCAGGGATTGCACGAACTTGAGCAGTTAGTGCAAGAAGTTCAGGAGCTTGTCAGGGATAAAGAATAG
- a CDS encoding YkoF family thiamine/hydroxymethylpyrimidine-binding protein: protein MSEVCGSANRIAGSSFSIYPMSDRFVEIIKSSLNEVDTSKVWMKTDDVTTTARGQMIHVFDVTKAIFLQAAKTGEHVVFQATYSIGCPGDSAGDVYMAEDNLAQNASKSGLIDQEAAAKFSLYPMGGGNYMDVIYSQIEDMKKQGVEVSEAHYSTRLDGDGNRVFNGLEQVFQQTEEQGSPHTVMTVTISANSPSVKGGK from the coding sequence ATGAGTGAAGTTTGTGGATCTGCTAATCGAATTGCAGGAAGTTCATTCTCAATTTACCCGATGTCTGATCGTTTTGTGGAGATTATTAAGTCCTCGCTAAATGAAGTGGACACATCGAAAGTTTGGATGAAGACAGATGATGTCACCACCACAGCTAGAGGGCAGATGATTCATGTGTTTGATGTAACGAAAGCAATATTTTTACAAGCGGCAAAAACAGGAGAACATGTAGTATTTCAAGCGACTTATTCAATAGGATGCCCGGGAGATTCGGCTGGCGATGTGTACATGGCAGAGGACAATCTAGCACAAAATGCATCCAAAAGTGGTCTGATTGATCAAGAGGCTGCCGCCAAGTTTTCCTTATACCCTATGGGCGGCGGGAACTATATGGATGTTATTTATAGTCAGATTGAAGACATGAAGAAACAAGGAGTTGAGGTGAGTGAGGCTCATTACTCGACACGTTTGGACGGGGATGGAAACAGAGTGTTTAATGGGTTAGAGCAAGTATTTCAACAGACTGAAGAGCAAGGATCTCCTCATACGGTCATGACGGTTACGATTTCTGCAAACAGTCCGTCTGTAAAAGGAGGAAAGTGA